From Nitrobacter sp. NHB1, a single genomic window includes:
- a CDS encoding IS1595 family transposase — MAKYTFKQFQEEYPNDAACLAKLMEINFGGTEIVCPSCKQRATFHPMSKRRAYACQECGHHVYPAAGTIFHKSRTNLTKWFFAMYLMTSTRHGVAAKEVERQLGVTYKCAWRMCHELRKLMAAADDKWGGPMDGHIEIDETHVGGRRKQGEPDNKTVVFGMLQRDGRLLAAPIPDVTTYTVEGIINENIPAGTIISTDEHKAYHGLRHAYDHGTVNHSAKEYVRGIHHVNGLESHWSLFKRAIKGTHVHISAKHSWKYVSEFSYRRNMRKSHWAMFNLLVEAFALPRLQDA, encoded by the coding sequence ATGGCAAAATACACGTTCAAGCAGTTCCAAGAGGAATATCCCAACGATGCCGCCTGCCTCGCCAAGCTGATGGAAATCAACTTCGGTGGGACCGAGATTGTTTGCCCCAGCTGCAAACAGCGGGCGACGTTCCACCCTATGAGCAAGCGTCGAGCTTATGCCTGTCAGGAATGTGGCCACCATGTTTACCCGGCCGCCGGAACGATCTTCCACAAGTCTCGCACCAACCTGACCAAGTGGTTCTTTGCCATGTACCTGATGACCAGCACCCGCCACGGCGTTGCGGCTAAGGAGGTCGAGCGACAGTTGGGTGTCACGTACAAATGTGCATGGCGTATGTGCCATGAACTTCGCAAGCTGATGGCTGCGGCAGATGACAAGTGGGGCGGCCCTATGGATGGCCACATTGAAATTGACGAAACGCACGTTGGAGGCCGTCGCAAGCAAGGTGAGCCTGACAACAAGACGGTCGTTTTCGGGATGCTACAGCGCGACGGGCGCTTGCTGGCCGCGCCGATCCCGGATGTGACTACCTATACGGTTGAAGGCATCATCAACGAAAACATCCCGGCTGGCACGATCATCAGCACCGACGAACATAAAGCCTACCATGGCCTTCGCCATGCTTACGACCACGGCACCGTCAATCATTCCGCGAAAGAGTACGTTCGAGGCATTCATCATGTGAACGGGCTGGAAAGCCATTGGTCGCTGTTCAAACGCGCCATCAAGGGCACTCACGTCCATATCTCAGCGAAGCATTCTTGGAAGTACGTCAGCGAATTTAGCTATCGCCGCAACATGCGTAAGTCGCACTGGGCGATGTTTAACCTTCTTGTGGAGGCTTTCGCGCTGCCGCGCCTACAAGACGCATGA
- the gcvP gene encoding aminomethyl-transferring glycine dehydrogenase, translated as MTAREEPATTFARRHIGPSSRDIAAMLEAVGAKSLAALMNEALPPSIRQAAPLDLGQGLSETEALAHMQELATGNQAFISLIGQGYSGTILPAVIQRNILENPAWYTAYTPYQPEISQGRLEALFNFQTMICDLTGLDIANASLLDEATAVAEAMALAERASPVKTKAFFVDHEVHPQTLAVLRTRAEPLGWTLVTGDPLRDLDKADVFGAVLQYPGTSGAVRDLRPAIAALKAKGGLAVVAADLLALTLLASPGVLGADIAVGSAQRFGVPMGYGGPHAAYMAVRDTLKRLLPGRIVGLSVDSRGAPAYRLALQTREQHIRREKATSNICTAQVLLAVISSMYAVYHGPEGLAQIARTVHRRTATLAAGLTRLGFAPLNGAAFDTLTVSVGDQQDEIVARALSQGINLRINADRTLGIALDELTTPETVEAVWRAFGSALSYADVETHAPDLLPAELGRRTPYLTHPVFHAHRSETDLLRYMRKLSDRDLALDRAMIPLGSCTMKLNATTEMIPLTWPAFASLHPFAPHEQAEGYHALFEEFEQWLIDITGYDAISLQPNSGAQGEYAGLLAIRGYHAARGEGHRTVCLIPSSAHGTNPASANMAGMEVVVVACDARGDVDVNDLRAKAAQHADRLAAIMITYPSTHGVFEERIREICDIVHGHGGQVYLDGANMNAQVGLSRPGDYGADVSHLNLHKTFCIPHGGGGPGMGPIGVKAHLAPFLPGHPATDGATPPAVGPVSAAPFGSASILTISYIYVLMMGGEGLTRATEVAILNANYVAQRLDPHFPVLYRNVKGRVAHECIIDPRALKAETGVTVEDIAKRLIDYGFHAPTMSFPVPGTLMIEPTESESKAELDRFCDAMIAIRHEIAEVEAGRWSVEASPLRHAPHTVHDIADDTWSRPYSRAQGCFPAGTSRLDKYWCPVGRVDNAYGDRNLVCSCPPMEDYAQAAE; from the coding sequence ATGACCGCCCGTGAAGAGCCCGCCACCACCTTCGCGCGCCGCCATATCGGCCCGTCGTCACGCGATATCGCCGCGATGCTGGAAGCCGTCGGCGCGAAGAGCCTCGCGGCGTTGATGAACGAGGCGCTGCCGCCGTCGATCCGGCAGGCAGCGCCGCTCGATCTCGGCCAAGGCTTAAGCGAAACCGAAGCGCTGGCGCACATGCAGGAACTCGCTACCGGAAACCAGGCTTTCATCTCGCTGATCGGGCAAGGCTATTCCGGCACGATCCTGCCGGCGGTGATCCAGCGCAACATCCTGGAAAATCCGGCGTGGTACACGGCCTACACGCCCTATCAGCCGGAAATCAGCCAGGGGCGGCTGGAAGCGCTGTTCAATTTCCAGACCATGATCTGCGACCTCACCGGCCTCGATATCGCCAACGCCTCGCTGCTCGACGAAGCGACGGCAGTAGCGGAAGCGATGGCGCTCGCCGAGCGTGCATCTCCGGTGAAAACAAAAGCGTTCTTCGTCGATCACGAGGTGCATCCGCAGACGCTGGCGGTGTTGCGCACCCGCGCCGAACCGCTGGGCTGGACTCTCGTCACCGGCGATCCGCTGCGCGATCTCGACAAGGCGGACGTGTTCGGCGCGGTGCTGCAATATCCCGGCACATCCGGCGCGGTGCGCGATCTGCGCCCTGCGATCGCAGCACTGAAGGCCAAGGGCGGTCTTGCAGTGGTCGCCGCCGATCTTTTGGCGCTGACGCTGCTGGCCTCGCCCGGCGTGCTCGGCGCCGACATCGCCGTTGGATCGGCGCAACGCTTCGGCGTGCCGATGGGCTATGGCGGCCCGCACGCGGCCTACATGGCGGTGCGCGACACGCTGAAGCGGCTGCTGCCCGGCCGCATCGTCGGCCTCTCCGTGGACTCCCGCGGGGCACCGGCCTATCGTCTCGCTTTGCAGACCCGCGAGCAACACATCCGCCGCGAGAAAGCCACCTCCAACATCTGCACCGCGCAGGTGCTGCTGGCGGTGATCTCCTCGATGTACGCGGTCTATCATGGCCCCGAGGGGCTGGCGCAGATCGCGCGCACCGTGCATCGCCGCACCGCCACGTTGGCGGCGGGCCTGACGAGGCTCGGTTTCGCGCCGCTCAACGGTGCAGCCTTCGATACGCTGACCGTGAGCGTCGGCGACCAGCAGGACGAGATTGTTGCCCGCGCACTTAGCCAGGGCATCAACCTGCGGATCAACGCCGACCGTACACTCGGCATCGCGCTCGACGAGCTCACCACGCCGGAAACGGTCGAGGCCGTGTGGCGCGCGTTCGGCAGCGCGTTGTCTTATGCCGACGTCGAAACCCACGCCCCCGACCTGCTGCCTGCCGAACTCGGGCGCAGGACACCCTATCTGACCCATCCGGTGTTTCACGCGCATCGCTCGGAAACCGATCTGCTGCGCTACATGCGAAAGCTCTCGGACCGCGACCTTGCGCTCGACCGTGCGATGATCCCGCTGGGGTCCTGCACGATGAAGCTCAATGCCACCACGGAAATGATTCCGCTGACGTGGCCGGCGTTCGCGAGCCTGCATCCGTTCGCACCGCACGAGCAGGCGGAAGGTTATCACGCGCTGTTCGAAGAATTCGAACAATGGCTGATCGACATCACCGGCTACGATGCGATCTCGCTGCAGCCGAACTCCGGCGCGCAGGGCGAATATGCCGGGCTTCTGGCGATCCGCGGCTATCACGCCGCACGCGGCGAGGGTCACCGCACGGTGTGCCTGATCCCCTCCTCCGCGCACGGCACCAATCCGGCCTCCGCCAACATGGCCGGCATGGAGGTCGTGGTGGTGGCTTGCGATGCGCGCGGCGACGTCGACGTCAACGATCTCAGGGCCAAGGCGGCGCAGCACGCCGATCGGCTCGCCGCGATCATGATCACCTATCCCTCGACGCACGGCGTGTTCGAAGAGCGCATCCGCGAGATCTGCGATATCGTGCATGGCCACGGCGGACAGGTCTATCTCGACGGCGCCAACATGAATGCGCAGGTCGGCCTGTCGCGGCCCGGCGATTACGGCGCCGACGTCAGCCATCTCAACCTGCACAAGACCTTCTGCATTCCGCACGGCGGCGGCGGGCCGGGCATGGGCCCGATCGGTGTGAAGGCGCACCTCGCGCCCTTCCTTCCCGGCCACCCCGCGACCGACGGCGCGACGCCGCCCGCGGTCGGACCGGTCTCGGCGGCGCCGTTCGGCTCGGCCTCGATCCTGACGATCTCCTACATCTATGTCCTGATGATGGGCGGCGAAGGCCTGACGCGCGCCACCGAAGTCGCGATTCTCAACGCCAACTATGTCGCGCAGCGGCTCGATCCGCACTTTCCCGTGCTGTATCGCAACGTGAAGGGCCGGGTCGCGCATGAATGCATCATCGATCCCCGCGCGCTGAAGGCCGAAACCGGCGTCACCGTGGAGGATATCGCCAAGCGGCTGATCGACTACGGCTTCCATGCCCCGACCATGAGCTTTCCGGTACCGGGCACGTTGATGATCGAGCCGACCGAATCCGAATCGAAGGCGGAGCTGGATCGATTCTGCGACGCCATGATCGCGATCCGGCACGAGATCGCGGAGGTCGAGGCCGGACGCTGGAGCGTCGAGGCATCGCCGCTGCGCCACGCGCCGCATACGGTGCACGACATCGCCGACGATACCTGGTCGCGGCCCTACAGCCGGGCCCAGGGCTGCTTCCCGGCCGGCACCTCGCGGCTGGACAAATACTGGTGCCCGGTCGGACGAGTCGACAATGCCTACGGCGACCGCAACCTCGTCTGTTCGTGCCCGCCCATGGAAGACTACGCGCAGGCGGCGGAGTAG
- the recA gene encoding recombinase RecA: MSQAALRIVEGSSMDKSKALSAALSQIERQFGKGSVMKLGKNDKSMDIEVISSGSLGLDIALGVGGLPKGRVVEIYGPESSGKTTLALHTVAEAQKKGGICAFIDAEHALDPVYARKLGVNVDELLISQPDHGEQALEIADTLVRSGAVDVLIIDSVAALVPRAELEGEMGDALPGLQARLMSQALRKLTASINKSHTMVIFINQIRMKIGVMYGSPETTTGGNALKFYASVRLDIRRIGAIKERDEVVGNQTRVKVVKNKLAPPFKQVEFDIMYGEGISKMGEILDLGVKAGIVEKSGAWFSHDSQRMGQGRENAKAFLRANPDITAKIEMAIRQNSGLIAEQILVGSPERDADGEEPAED, translated from the coding sequence ATGTCTCAAGCTGCCCTGCGTATCGTCGAAGGATCCTCCATGGATAAGTCGAAGGCCCTGTCCGCCGCGCTGTCCCAGATCGAGCGTCAGTTCGGCAAGGGCTCGGTGATGAAGCTCGGCAAGAACGACAAGTCGATGGACATCGAGGTCATTTCCTCGGGTTCGCTAGGGCTCGACATCGCGCTTGGCGTCGGCGGTCTGCCGAAGGGGCGGGTGGTCGAGATTTACGGCCCGGAATCCTCCGGCAAGACCACGCTGGCGCTCCATACCGTGGCGGAAGCGCAGAAGAAGGGCGGCATTTGCGCCTTCATCGACGCCGAGCACGCGCTCGATCCGGTCTATGCCCGCAAGCTCGGCGTCAATGTCGACGAGCTGCTGATCTCGCAGCCCGATCACGGCGAGCAGGCGCTGGAAATCGCCGATACGCTGGTGCGCTCCGGCGCTGTGGATGTGCTGATCATCGACTCGGTCGCAGCGCTGGTGCCGCGTGCCGAACTCGAGGGCGAGATGGGCGACGCACTGCCCGGACTGCAGGCACGGCTGATGAGCCAGGCGCTGCGCAAGCTCACCGCCTCGATCAACAAGTCCCACACCATGGTGATCTTCATCAACCAGATCCGCATGAAGATCGGGGTAATGTACGGCTCGCCGGAAACCACGACCGGCGGCAACGCGCTGAAATTCTATGCCTCCGTGCGCCTCGACATCCGCCGCATCGGCGCGATCAAGGAGCGCGACGAGGTCGTCGGCAACCAGACCCGCGTCAAGGTGGTGAAGAACAAGCTGGCGCCGCCGTTCAAGCAGGTCGAGTTCGACATCATGTACGGCGAGGGCATCTCCAAGATGGGGGAAATCCTCGATCTCGGCGTCAAGGCTGGCATTGTCGAAAAATCCGGCGCCTGGTTCTCCCATGACAGCCAGCGCATGGGGCAGGGTCGCGAGAACGCGAAAGCGTTTTTGCGAGCCAATCCCGACATCACCGCCAAGATCGAGATGGCGATCCGGCAGAATTCGGGACTGATCGCCGAGCAGATTCTGGTCGGCAGCCCTGAGCGCGATGCCGACGGCGAGGAGCCGGCGGAGGACTGA